From the Negativicutes bacterium genome, one window contains:
- the trpD gene encoding anthranilate phosphoribosyltransferase, producing MLKKYLHKIIAGENLNKAEAVEAMTIIMSGEATTAQIGSFLTALKLKGEANEEIVGFVEVMRSNAKKVQHNKDIIIDTCGTGGDTKGTFNVSTTVAFVLAAAGLAVAKHGNRSVSSACGSADVLSALGVNVSMTPEKVSEAIDKINIGFLFAPEYNQAMKHVAVPRRELGFRTIFNLLGPLANPAGVKYQMIGIYDISLTEKIGRVLADLGVNRAMVFHSYDGLDEISSIAPTKITEVIDGEINTFLFDPKEYGFGEGEEKEYVGGGATENATILENILKGETGAKRDIVIINAGVAFYITGFAKTIQDGIKLATETIDKGLAFEKLNELRNF from the coding sequence ATGCTAAAAAAGTATCTTCATAAAATTATTGCAGGTGAAAATCTTAATAAAGCCGAGGCGGTCGAGGCGATGACAATTATTATGTCCGGTGAAGCGACAACGGCACAGATTGGTTCTTTTTTAACAGCTTTAAAATTAAAAGGCGAAGCTAACGAGGAAATTGTTGGGTTCGTTGAAGTAATGCGTAGTAATGCTAAAAAAGTTCAACATAATAAAGATATTATTATTGACACTTGTGGTACGGGTGGAGATACAAAAGGAACCTTCAACGTTTCGACTACGGTTGCATTTGTATTGGCCGCCGCGGGATTAGCAGTTGCCAAACATGGTAATCGTAGTGTTTCTAGTGCTTGTGGTAGTGCAGACGTGCTTAGTGCGCTTGGCGTTAATGTTAGTATGACACCGGAAAAGGTATCTGAAGCTATTGATAAAATCAACATTGGTTTTTTATTTGCTCCGGAATATAATCAGGCTATGAAACATGTGGCAGTGCCACGACGTGAATTAGGATTTAGAACTATTTTTAATTTATTAGGTCCACTGGCTAATCCGGCAGGGGTTAAATATCAGATGATTGGCATATATGATATTAGTTTAACAGAAAAAATAGGTAGAGTTTTAGCTGATTTAGGAGTAAACAGAGCAATGGTCTTTCATAGCTATGATGGACTTGATGAAATATCTTCTATTGCTCCAACGAAAATTACCGAAGTAATTGACGGTGAAATTAATACGTTCTTATTTGATCCAAAAGAATATGGTTTTGGTGAAGGTGAGGAAAAAGAGTATGTTGGTGGTGGCGCGACTGAAAATGCTACAATTTTAGAAAATATTCTTAAAGGTGAAACTGGTGCAAAACGTGATATCGTTATTATCAATGCTGGGGTGGCTTTTTATATCACAGGTTTTGCCAAAACTATACAAGATGGAATTAAGTTAGCAACAGAAACTATTGATAAAGGGTTAGCCTTTGAGAAATTAAATGAACTTAGAAATTTCTAA
- a CDS encoding MFS transporter — protein sequence MFKAIANFFKRGEDKALISADENVVKKEFKKHRWSVFMSITLGYAFFYVCRLNFSVVKKPLLNDGILNAQQLGDMGALFFITYAVGKFVNSFIADRVNNKRFLSMGLFLSAICTFAMGFTKEFIVLFALWGLNGWFQSYGAGPCIVSLNQWFSGKERGTYYGVWFTSHNIGAAITYMVTAALVMKYSWQMGFIVPGAICLVASGFMYYFMHDRPQACGLPTPEEYDGLKVQPKEDKNVNKAQWGVIKKPVVWILGLSSACCYVTRYAIESWGVVFLTEAKAYSTMDAALLLSVMQGAGIFGALLCGLISDKFFNHRRNVPALIFGVLFALSTAAIVWTGPGMRTLDYGAMAVYGFTMGALVCYLGGLMAVDLCPKNATGAAMGMIGMFSYIGAALQERVSGYFINAHKMVVDGKTVYDFAAASDFWVGAAVLSCVLALLVWNAKPDDVGCVGEECNITK from the coding sequence ATGTTTAAGGCAATTGCAAACTTTTTCAAACGTGGTGAGGATAAAGCGTTAATCTCAGCTGATGAAAATGTTGTAAAAAAAGAATTTAAAAAACATCGTTGGTCGGTGTTTATGTCAATCACGTTAGGTTACGCTTTCTTTTATGTTTGTCGTTTGAATTTTTCCGTCGTAAAAAAACCATTATTGAATGATGGAATTTTAAATGCTCAACAATTAGGTGATATGGGGGCGTTGTTCTTTATCACTTATGCTGTTGGTAAATTTGTTAATAGTTTTATTGCGGATAGGGTTAACAATAAGAGATTTTTATCCATGGGCTTATTTTTATCAGCTATCTGTACTTTTGCCATGGGCTTTACAAAAGAATTTATTGTATTATTTGCCTTATGGGGGCTAAATGGTTGGTTCCAATCTTATGGAGCAGGTCCTTGTATTGTTTCTTTAAATCAGTGGTTTTCTGGTAAGGAACGTGGAACGTATTATGGTGTTTGGTTTACTAGTCATAATATCGGTGCAGCGATAACTTATATGGTAACTGCAGCGCTAGTTATGAAATATAGCTGGCAAATGGGCTTTATTGTTCCAGGGGCAATATGTTTAGTAGCATCGGGCTTTATGTACTACTTTATGCACGATCGTCCGCAAGCTTGTGGTTTGCCGACGCCGGAAGAATATGATGGTTTGAAAGTTCAACCGAAAGAAGATAAAAATGTTAATAAAGCACAATGGGGCGTTATTAAGAAACCGGTAGTATGGATTTTAGGATTATCAAGTGCTTGTTGTTATGTTACTCGTTATGCGATTGAAAGTTGGGGCGTTGTATTCTTAACTGAAGCCAAAGCTTACTCGACGATGGATGCAGCCCTTTTATTATCAGTAATGCAAGGTGCAGGTATCTTTGGAGCGTTATTATGTGGTCTTATTTCTGATAAATTTTTTAATCATAGACGTAATGTTCCAGCTTTAATTTTCGGAGTATTATTTGCCTTATCAACAGCGGCAATTGTTTGGACTGGTCCGGGCATGAGAACGCTTGATTATGGCGCGATGGCTGTTTATGGCTTTACAATGGGAGCACTAGTATGTTACCTTGGCGGCTTGATGGCAGTAGATCTTTGTCCGAAAAATGCTACAGGTGCAGCAATGGGTATGATTGGAATGTTTAGTTATATCGGTGCAGCTTTGCAAGAACGTGTTAGTGGTTATTTCATTAATGCGCATAAAATGGTTGTTGATGGTAAAACAGTATATGACTTTGCTGCAGCCAGTGATTTCTGGGTAGGTGCCGCAGTATTATCTTGCGTATTAGCATTACTAGTATGGAATGCTAAACCGGATGATGTCGGTTGTGTTGGCGAAGAATGTAATATTACAAAATAA
- a CDS encoding response regulator transcription factor, translating to MMKNIKIILVDDHIVLRNGLKLLLESEQNISIVGEASSYSELKTILQQTPTDILLLDLSIPDKHGLEIIKELKDSNVNFKILVFTMHSEEQYIKSAMSAGASGYVEKSALDTELLTAINTVAQGNIYLNSKNALLMVNSLLNTTETNDPYALFSNRELEVMKLMVHGYSLSEIGQQLCLSLKTIDTYKTRIFTKLNISKKNELVDYALQNGILKTSK from the coding sequence ATTATGAAAAACATTAAAATAATCTTAGTTGATGATCATATTGTCTTAAGAAACGGTTTAAAGCTATTATTAGAAAGTGAACAAAACATCTCTATTGTCGGGGAAGCGAGTAGTTACAGCGAATTGAAAACCATTTTGCAACAAACACCTACCGATATTTTATTACTTGATTTATCAATTCCCGATAAACATGGTTTGGAAATAATTAAAGAATTAAAAGATAGTAATGTTAATTTCAAAATTTTAGTTTTTACAATGCACTCTGAAGAGCAATATATAAAATCAGCAATGTCCGCCGGTGCCAGTGGCTATGTTGAAAAAAGCGCGTTAGATACCGAACTACTAACTGCCATTAATACCGTCGCTCAAGGTAATATTTATTTAAACAGCAAAAACGCCTTATTAATGGTAAATTCATTACTTAACACCACTGAAACTAACGACCCTTACGCCCTCTTTTCCAACAGAGAATTAGAGGTAATGAAATTAATGGTTCACGGTTATTCACTCTCTGAAATAGGGCAACAGCTTTGTTTGAGTTTAAAAACAATTGATACCTACAAAACCAGAATCTTCACTAAACTTAATATCTCTAAAAAAAATGAACTGGTGGATTACGCTCTACAAAACGGCATCTTAAAAACAAGCAAATAA
- a CDS encoding glycerophosphodiester phosphodiesterase, whose amino-acid sequence MISKKMILKKLVLAGLTAAVIGTGFNYVTMPEAAAKVKMDSFDFQSHRGGRDARPENTLYSYAYAMEIGATTIECDMQMTKDGVIVMSHNPILNPDITKDSKGNYVEGKKYDIRLMNYSELQEFTVGSIKPGTEYYEGHGKTQLTYADAKIPTLEEVFQLIKEYGNDKVIVNAETKSYVDPIDKQGFANNVDPVKFVTEFNRLVKKYNMQDRVTLQSFDWRTITSIKKINPEITTVALWCQQPSWGRDSECLQPYEKGKSPWLGGLDIDDYKGNPVQAAKAIGADVISPYFPELSKEMIEEAHSLGMKVVPWTVNTESDMEMLIDMGVDGIITDKPWILRPALEKRGIKLPEPTVNINSKYHTGIAFNNVKTEKLAGGMDAAY is encoded by the coding sequence ATGATTAGTAAAAAAATGATTTTAAAAAAATTGGTTTTAGCTGGGTTAACTGCAGCGGTAATTGGTACAGGTTTTAATTATGTAACCATGCCGGAAGCAGCAGCGAAAGTAAAAATGGATAGCTTTGATTTCCAGTCTCATCGTGGTGGACGCGATGCCAGACCGGAAAATACATTGTATTCTTATGCTTATGCGATGGAAATTGGTGCAACCACAATCGAATGTGATATGCAAATGACAAAAGATGGCGTTATTGTAATGAGTCATAATCCGATTTTAAACCCTGATATTACTAAAGATAGTAAGGGTAATTATGTTGAAGGCAAAAAATATGATATTAGATTAATGAACTATAGCGAATTGCAAGAATTTACAGTTGGTAGCATTAAGCCGGGAACAGAATATTATGAAGGTCATGGTAAAACGCAGCTAACTTATGCTGATGCTAAGATTCCGACTTTAGAAGAAGTATTTCAGTTAATAAAAGAATATGGTAATGATAAAGTTATCGTTAATGCAGAAACAAAATCTTATGTTGATCCTATTGATAAACAAGGTTTTGCCAATAATGTTGATCCGGTAAAATTTGTTACTGAGTTTAATAGATTGGTGAAAAAATATAATATGCAAGATCGCGTGACCTTACAATCGTTTGATTGGAGAACTATCACGTCAATCAAAAAAATCAACCCTGAAATAACAACGGTAGCATTATGGTGTCAACAACCTTCATGGGGACGTGATTCTGAATGTTTACAACCTTATGAAAAAGGAAAATCACCATGGTTAGGTGGACTAGATATTGATGATTACAAAGGAAATCCGGTGCAAGCTGCGAAGGCAATAGGAGCAGATGTTATTTCACCTTATTTCCCTGAACTTAGCAAAGAAATGATTGAAGAAGCACATTCTTTAGGAATGAAGGTTGTGCCATGGACTGTTAATACAGAAAGTGATATGGAAATGTTAATAGATATGGGTGTTGACGGTATTATTACCGATAAACCATGGATTTTACGTCCGGCACTTGAAAAACGTGGCATCAAGTTGCCAGAACCAACAGTTAATATTAACAGTAAATATCATACTGGTATTGCTTTTAATAATGTTAAAACAGAAAAATTAGCTGGTGGTATGGATGCTGCTTATTAA
- the trpC gene encoding indole-3-glycerol phosphate synthase TrpC has product MLNSIVEKKKAVIAKDKQQESLEQLQQQLTKGDFSFSKALKENEWSLIAECKLASPSKGILCDNYTTAELAKIYAENGATVLSVHTDNHFKGELKDLRTISSLVSIPVLRKEFIIDEYQIYQARAYGAAAILLIAAILTKEQLQHFLDIAKSLGLDCLVEVHDEAELEMVLQTNAEIIGINNRNLKIFKTDINNTVTLMKKCPPDKIVISESGLNNRNDIEKVKACGVRGVLIGEGLVKATDIPSAVKEFLLQ; this is encoded by the coding sequence ATGTTAAATAGTATTGTTGAAAAGAAAAAAGCTGTTATTGCCAAAGATAAACAACAAGAAAGTTTAGAACAATTACAGCAACAACTAACAAAAGGTGATTTTTCGTTCAGTAAAGCCCTGAAAGAAAACGAGTGGTCCTTAATTGCCGAGTGTAAGTTGGCATCGCCATCTAAAGGCATATTATGTGATAACTATACAACAGCTGAACTGGCAAAAATTTATGCAGAAAATGGTGCTACTGTCTTATCGGTACATACTGATAATCATTTTAAAGGCGAGTTAAAAGATTTAAGGACTATTAGCAGTTTGGTTAGTATTCCGGTATTACGGAAAGAATTTATTATTGATGAATATCAAATTTATCAAGCGAGGGCTTATGGAGCGGCGGCTATTTTATTAATAGCAGCAATTCTTACAAAAGAACAATTACAGCATTTTTTAGATATAGCAAAATCATTAGGACTAGATTGTTTGGTAGAAGTACATGATGAAGCTGAATTGGAAATGGTATTACAAACAAATGCTGAAATTATTGGTATCAATAATCGCAACTTAAAAATATTTAAAACAGATATTAATAATACTGTGACCTTAATGAAAAAATGCCCGCCTGATAAGATTGTTATCAGTGAGAGTGGTCTTAATAATAGAAATGATATTGAAAAAGTTAAAGCTTGTGGGGTAAGAGGAGTTTTAATTGGTGAAGGTTTAGTTAAAGCTACTGATATCCCTAGTGCAGTGAAAGAATTTTTATTACAATAA
- the phnD gene encoding phosphate/phosphite/phosphonate ABC transporter substrate-binding protein, with translation MKKIIFLSFIFLLFCTGCQNNPPISFIDFSKTTPITKNTTNNNDTKPLKIAVATVLSPNVTISNYRNIAKYISEKTNRPTLLIQRKTYEELNILMSNGEADIAFMSTGAYSSYRGLNEIELLAMVAYKKTATYFSQVIVHKDSSISTLADLQGKTFAFTDPLSYSGHIAILNELHQSHNKPETFFSRYIYTYGHDKSIWAVANKVVDAASIDSMILEHSQKYTPWITANIKVISSIGPYPTGPVVIRKSLPPEIKTSLKTSLLNMHEDSANMETLNGLLIDRFIEPNPEAYLPLIKNYQQVGDNI, from the coding sequence TTGAAAAAAATAATATTTTTAAGTTTCATATTTTTATTGTTTTGTACCGGTTGTCAAAACAATCCACCAATTTCCTTTATTGATTTTTCTAAAACAACACCTATTACCAAAAACACCACCAATAATAACGATACCAAACCCTTAAAAATAGCCGTTGCTACTGTCTTATCACCTAATGTAACAATCAGCAATTATCGCAACATTGCAAAATACATCTCCGAAAAAACCAATCGTCCTACCCTCTTAATCCAACGCAAAACTTATGAAGAATTAAATATCCTAATGTCAAACGGCGAGGCTGATATCGCCTTTATGTCAACTGGTGCTTATTCCTCTTATCGTGGTTTAAATGAAATAGAATTATTGGCAATGGTTGCTTACAAAAAAACAGCTACTTATTTTTCCCAAGTAATCGTTCACAAAGATAGTAGCATTTCAACTTTAGCTGATTTGCAAGGTAAAACTTTCGCCTTTACCGACCCCCTTAGTTACTCCGGACATATTGCGATTTTAAACGAATTACATCAAAGCCACAATAAACCGGAAACATTTTTTAGTCGCTACATCTATACTTACGGTCATGACAAGTCAATTTGGGCTGTTGCCAATAAAGTAGTGGATGCAGCCAGTATTGACAGTATGATTTTAGAACATTCCCAAAAATATACCCCTTGGATTACTGCAAACATCAAAGTTATTAGTAGTATTGGACCTTATCCTACCGGACCGGTGGTTATTAGGAAAAGTTTACCACCGGAAATTAAGACTTCTTTAAAAACAAGCTTGCTTAATATGCATGAAGATAGTGCTAATATGGAAACATTAAACGGACTGCTAATAGATCGCTTTATTGAGCCAAACCCCGAAGCTTATCTGCCTTTAATAAAAAATTACCAGCAAGTTGGTGATAATATATGA
- a CDS encoding S-layer homology domain-containing protein: protein MSKKLTGVITAALIVGAMGTTFAASNPFSDVPSGHWSYQAVTKLAQAGVIEGYGDGTFKGDKSITRYEMAQMVAKAMAKTNLNSADKSTIDQLAIEYKTELNNLGVRVADLESKVDNVKWGGKARLRLDQEDHNYHSVSKTDTSVSTSYSYLDLWATAKINDNWVAKAEFESEFKLKEDSGDTKQGNTSKVYVEGPLGQVKTKVGKFGALSKGGFIIDREVSGAQFKFGKVLETTLTTGRMYNLDRWGSGFSDKTFDYNGIEAKYKYDKNTTANIGYHNLKGEKFQSIFNNNADNLSIFEVGVLSKLNNDWTLDLNYFKANQDKISGIAVKDTGYFTQLTYKGADIKKEGSYDIFINYRQMPKVTQIRNTFGGYATDTKGWGIGFDYIPSKNIKWQTFYFDGKDLDTNATSGQKTKFLRTQVEMFF, encoded by the coding sequence ATGAGCAAGAAACTTACAGGGGTCATAACAGCAGCATTAATAGTAGGGGCAATGGGAACAACTTTTGCGGCGAGTAACCCTTTTAGTGATGTACCTAGTGGACATTGGTCTTATCAGGCAGTGACAAAGCTGGCGCAAGCAGGGGTTATTGAGGGCTATGGTGATGGAACTTTTAAAGGTGATAAAAGCATCACTAGATATGAAATGGCACAAATGGTAGCAAAAGCGATGGCTAAAACTAATCTTAACAGTGCTGATAAATCAACCATTGATCAACTGGCCATAGAATATAAGACAGAACTAAATAATCTGGGGGTTAGAGTAGCAGACCTCGAAAGCAAAGTGGATAATGTAAAATGGGGCGGTAAAGCTAGGCTGAGATTAGATCAAGAAGATCATAACTATCATAGCGTTAGCAAGACTGATACAAGCGTCAGTACCAGTTATTCTTACTTAGATTTATGGGCTACTGCTAAAATTAATGATAATTGGGTGGCAAAAGCTGAATTTGAAAGTGAGTTTAAATTAAAAGAAGATAGTGGAGACACTAAGCAAGGTAATACAAGTAAGGTCTATGTGGAAGGCCCGTTGGGGCAGGTTAAAACTAAAGTCGGTAAATTTGGTGCACTATCAAAAGGTGGTTTTATTATTGATCGTGAGGTCTCAGGGGCACAATTTAAATTCGGTAAAGTTCTAGAAACAACACTTACTACCGGCAGAATGTATAATTTAGATAGATGGGGTAGTGGGTTTAGCGATAAAACATTTGATTATAATGGAATTGAAGCCAAATATAAGTATGATAAAAATACAACGGCTAATATTGGTTATCACAATTTAAAAGGAGAAAAGTTCCAATCAATATTTAATAATAATGCTGATAATTTAAGTATTTTTGAGGTTGGAGTATTAAGTAAGTTGAATAATGATTGGACGTTAGATTTAAATTACTTTAAAGCCAATCAAGATAAAATCAGCGGTATAGCAGTTAAAGATACTGGTTACTTTACTCAATTGACATATAAAGGCGCTGATATAAAGAAAGAAGGTAGTTATGATATCTTCATAAATTATCGTCAAATGCCAAAAGTAACGCAAATCAGAAATACCTTTGGGGGTTATGCTACTGATACTAAAGGCTGGGGCATTGGTTTTGATTATATTCCATCAAAAAATATTAAATGGCAGACTTTTTACTTTGATGGTAAAGATTTAGATACTAATGCTACTAGTGGTCAAAAAACTAAATTTTTAAGAACTCAAGTGGAAATGTTTTTCTAA
- a CDS encoding HAMP domain-containing protein, which translates to MNWWQHLSLGNKLNIFVITTIIVLISIMAFLFQGLIRDIMIRQVELRGSEIGSYIATLTADDIIQDNYYKILENINKIKEKNEDVRYIIICDYAGQIILHTFNNDFPLGLSPNIDNSAVKNYSITHFNSNEGSIYEINTPIENGNIGIVRVGMSNNIMYNMLSNTMSDFTSLAILICIIAVVIISFLTAYLIKPIKELAIIASEIKNNNYIVKSNYVGEDEIGKLAKSFNEMAQKLQENKEDNNRLLKALRLKEVNRNVLINKLFTAQEDERKAISRELHDGAGQSITSILAYLRVLSAKLTDDSQLKLVTAVREVIVNVLEELRQLAVNLRPPALDRFGVFTTIEKHLTSLAEHHNIEISFDYPKRKYLLSDNISLALYRILQEATTNILKHAHATSINISVDIGIENLILIISDNGCGFSKTTLANARDANHLGLYGMQERVELLNGSFEIESTIGQGTIIKISIPLKMEC; encoded by the coding sequence ATGAATTGGTGGCAACATTTAAGTTTAGGTAATAAGTTAAATATTTTTGTTATTACAACCATTATCGTTTTAATATCAATTATGGCTTTTTTATTTCAAGGGCTAATTCGAGATATTATGATTAGACAAGTAGAGTTACGGGGCTCCGAAATTGGTAGCTATATTGCCACTTTAACTGCTGATGATATTATTCAAGACAATTATTATAAAATTTTAGAAAATATTAATAAAATCAAAGAAAAAAATGAAGATGTTCGCTATATTATAATCTGCGATTACGCCGGTCAAATAATCTTACATACCTTTAATAACGATTTTCCATTAGGCTTAAGTCCAAATATTGATAATAGTGCCGTCAAAAACTATAGTATCACTCATTTTAATAGTAATGAAGGTTCAATTTACGAAATAAACACACCAATTGAAAATGGCAATATCGGCATTGTTAGAGTCGGTATGTCCAATAACATTATGTATAATATGTTATCTAACACTATGTCCGATTTCACCTCCTTAGCTATATTAATTTGTATTATCGCTGTTGTTATTATCAGCTTTTTAACAGCATATCTCATTAAGCCGATTAAAGAATTAGCAATAATTGCTTCGGAAATTAAGAATAATAATTATATCGTTAAATCAAATTATGTTGGAGAAGATGAAATAGGGAAACTCGCTAAAAGTTTTAATGAAATGGCGCAAAAATTGCAAGAAAACAAAGAAGATAATAATAGACTCTTAAAAGCCCTACGCTTAAAAGAAGTAAATAGAAACGTTCTAATTAACAAGCTCTTTACCGCCCAAGAAGATGAGCGTAAAGCAATTTCTCGGGAACTACACGACGGTGCCGGTCAATCAATAACATCAATTCTCGCCTACCTTCGTGTACTATCAGCTAAGTTAACTGATGATAGCCAATTAAAATTAGTAACCGCCGTCCGCGAAGTTATTGTCAATGTGCTAGAGGAACTACGCCAATTAGCCGTTAACCTAAGACCGCCAGCGCTAGATCGCTTTGGAGTCTTCACTACTATTGAAAAACATTTAACCTCGCTAGCAGAACATCATAATATCGAAATCAGTTTTGACTACCCAAAACGAAAATATCTACTGTCTGATAATATTTCGCTGGCATTATATCGCATTTTACAAGAAGCCACTACCAACATCTTAAAGCATGCCCACGCCACTAGTATTAATATTTCAGTTGATATCGGTATTGAAAACCTCATATTGATCATTAGTGATAATGGCTGTGGTTTTTCCAAAACCACCTTAGCCAATGCCCGCGATGCCAATCATTTAGGCTTATACGGTATGCAAGAGCGAGTGGAATTATTAAACGGTTCTTTTGAAATCGAATCCACAATCGGTCAGGGAACAATTATAAAAATATCAATACCTTTGAAAATGGAGTGCTAA
- a CDS encoding phosphoribosylanthranilate isomerase: MLVKICGVKNLEIAQSVVNSGADMIGYIFANSKRYVEPKIVADINKNITGIAKVGVFVNEKITVVNEIAELCKLDYVQLHGSEDVAYCKAINCKIIKAFRYNEEFSVELVNKYQKAEYILVDSYQEGAHGGTGKSFYWQEAKNTLEQIKKPLLIAGGLNINNVSKCIEVLKPAGVDLSGGVETDGHKDSAKIKDILSLIKAIKE, from the coding sequence ATTTTAGTAAAAATTTGTGGAGTTAAAAATTTAGAAATAGCACAAAGCGTAGTTAATAGTGGCGCTGATATGATTGGTTATATTTTTGCTAACAGTAAGCGCTATGTTGAACCGAAAATTGTCGCTGACATAAATAAAAATATTACAGGCATTGCCAAAGTAGGAGTGTTTGTTAATGAAAAAATAACAGTAGTTAATGAGATTGCAGAATTGTGCAAATTGGATTATGTTCAGCTACATGGTAGTGAGGATGTAGCGTATTGTAAAGCAATAAATTGTAAAATTATTAAAGCTTTTCGTTATAATGAAGAATTTTCGGTGGAACTTGTTAATAAATATCAAAAGGCAGAGTACATTTTAGTGGATAGTTATCAAGAAGGTGCTCATGGTGGAACCGGAAAAAGTTTTTATTGGCAAGAAGCTAAAAATACATTAGAACAAATAAAAAAGCCACTATTAATAGCGGGGGGGCTTAATATCAATAATGTTAGTAAATGTATTGAGGTGTTAAAGCCTGCTGGGGTTGATCTATCAGGCGGAGTTGAAACTGATGGACATAAAGATAGTGCGAAAATAAAAGATATATTAAGTTTAATTAAGGCGATAAAGGAGTAG